Sequence from the Syntrophaceae bacterium genome:
GCTTCCGGCCCTCGGCCAGGGCCGATTTTCGTTTCGCTTCCAGCTCCTCCTGGGTGCAGGTGCACCAGTAGGCCTTTCCCTCGGCCACCAGCTTATCGACCATCTGCCGGTGAATGCCGACGCGCTCCGCCTGGAAGAAAGGACCTTCGTCCCAGGTCAGGCCGAGCCATGTCATGGCGTCCAGGATGGCCTTGGTGGATTCTTCCGTCGAGCGGATCTGGTCCGTGTCTTCGATGCGCAGCAGAAATACGCCGCCGTGGCGGCGGGCGTACAGCCAGTTGAAGAGGGCCGTCCGGGCGCCGCCGATATGGAGATAACCCGTGGGAGAGGGGGCGAATCGTGTCTTGACGGGTGTGTTCATGGGATCCATCCTTCTGTTGAAGGCGTTATAGGAGCCCGGACCGGCAATGTCAAGGGACTTTCATTCCTTTGTTCCGCGCGCTTCACAGACGGGAGAGAATGTCCACCAGTTCCCGGACGGCCGCGGCCGACCGCTGCAGATCCTCCCGCTCCCGTTCCGTCAGCGGGAGGGAGAGGATTTCCTCGACGCCGCTCCGCCCCAGCTTGACGGGGACTCCGACGAACAATCCATGGATTCCATACTCCCCTTCAAGGAAAACCGAGCAGGGCAGGATCTTTTTCCGATCCTTTAAAATGCTCTCGGCCATTTCCACAGCCGCCGAGGCAGGGGCGTAGTAGGCGCTGCCCGTCTTGAGGAGATTCACGATCTCCGCGCCGCCGCTTCTCGTCCGGTTCACGAGGGCCTCGATCCTCTCCGGCGGGAGCATCTCCGGCAGGGGAATTCCGGCGACGGTCGTATAGCGGGGCAGGGGGACCATGGTATCGCCGTGGCCGCCCAGCACGGTCGCATGGATGTTGTCCACGGAGACGCGGAGCTCTTGGGCGATGAAGGCGCGGAAGCGGGCGGCGTCAAGCACACCGGCCATCCCGAGCACCCGGTTCTTGGGGAACCCGCTGGCCTCAAAGGCGATATGGCACATCGCGTCGAGGGGGTTGCTGACGACAATGAGGACGGCCTCCGGGGAACGGGCGGCGGCCTGCTTCGTCACGGCGGAAACGATGCTCCGGTTTGTCGCCAGGAGGTCGTCCCGGCTCATGCCGGGTTTGCGGGGAATGCCGGCGGTGACGATGATCAGGTCCGATCCCTCGGTCTCGTCGTAGGCGTTCGTTCCCGTGAGCAAGGCGTCGTGCCCCTCGATGGGGGCCGCCTGACTCAGATCCAGGGCTTTTCCCTGCGGAATCCCCTCGACGACGTCGATGAGAACGACGTCGCACAGCTCCTTTTCCGCCAGCCTCTGGGCCACGGTGGCCCCCACATTGCCGGCGCCGATGACCGTTGTCTTGGTACGCATGAACCGCTCCTTATCTTGCAGTGGGGAACCTGTTTATACCAAAAACGGCGTGAGCACAACGGGCTCTTTCCCGTGGGCAGGGGGCGGAAAGGCCGTGCATCGGGAACGCACCGATCCGTCGGTCAAAAGTACATGCATGGTCCGCACCGGGACGGAAATCCGGGTTGCAAAAGCCATTTCGGTAGGATAGGATCGCCGCCGGTTCCCGGCTCGGAGTGAGGAACCGTTTCTTTTTCCCCGGTGTTGCAGGTTCGGGAACCGGGAATGACCGCTGGGAGGCTGAAGGATGGGAAGATTGTTCGGAACGGACGGGATCCGGGGACCCGCCAACCGCTACCCGATTACGGCGGAGATGGCCTTCCGCATCGGCCGCGCGGCGGCCCGGTTCTTCCTGCGACGGGAACACCGGCCTCACCGGATCGTCCTCGGGCGCGATACGAGAGAATCCGGGGAAATGCTCGAGAACGCCCTGGTGGAGGGAATCTGCTCGGCCGGCATGGACGCCCTCCTGGCCGGCATCATCCCAACGCCGGCGGTGGCCTTTCTCACGGCAGACGAGCAGGCGGATTGCGGGATCGTCGTTTCCGCCTCCCACAATCCCTATCAGGACAACGGAATCAAGATCTTTTCCGCCGAGGGCACCAAACTGCCCGACAAGGCCGAAGAGATTATCGAAGGGCTAATCCTGGACAATCACGACAACGACGCCGATCCGTCCCCCGCCTGTCACGGGATGGCCCGTTCCCTGGCGGACGCCCGGGAGCGCTACGCGGCTTTTGTCCGTGGAACAGTTCCGGGTCTCTTCCTGAAGGGTCTGCGAATCGTCCTGGACTGTTCGCACGGTGCGACGTACCGGGTGGCCCCGGCGGTCTTCGAGGCCCTGGGGGCGCAGGTGACGGTCCTCTCCGCCCGGCCCGACGGCAGGAACATCAACGACGGCTGCGGGTCACAGCATCCCGGCCTCCTGGCCGAGAGGATCGTGAAGGACGGGGCCGACGCGGGCTTCGCCTTCGACGGCGACGGCGACCGGGTCATCGCCGTGGACGAGACGGGGAGAGTGCTTACCGGAGATGCCCTCCTGGCAATCTGCGGCCGCCGGCTTCGGGACGAGGGGCGCCTCGCGAACAACCTGGTCGTCCGCACCGTCATGAGCAACATCGGTCTCACGATCGCTTTCCGGGAAATGGGAATCGACTCGATCATGACCGACGTGGGAGACCGCCATGTCTTCGCGGCGATGAAGGAGCGGGGGGCCGTCCTCGGCGGCGAGGATTCGGGCCACCTGATCTTTCTCGACCACCATACCTCCGGCGACGGCATCCTTACGGCCCTTCAGGTCCTGGCGGCCAAGGACGCAGCCGGGCGGCCTCTCTCGGAACTGGGGCGCCTCATGACGGTCTATCCCCAGGTGCTCCTCAACGTGGAGACCCGCTCCCGTCCAGACCTGGAAACGGTACCGGCGATCCGGGAGGCGATCCGGGAGGCGGAAGCGTCGCTGGACGGCCGGGGCCGGGTCCTGGTTCGCTATTCCGGGACGCAGAACCTATGCCGGGTGATGGTGGAGGGACCCACGCGGGAAGAGACGGAGGCCCATGCAGACCGGATTGCCCGGATCGTGCAGGAGATTCTCGGATAAGGAGCCCCGGTCCGGAGAGGAACTGTGCGCCGAGGCCGACCCCGCCTGCCGATCGGTCCGTGACATTACCCGGACAAAAAAGTGGAAGGAGACGGAAAAAGCCTTGCCATTTCCGCCCGCTTCCTTCAGTAGAGGGAACCCGCGGCGGGAACCCGAAAGGCGCTATCTTCCATGGACCTGATCCTGCAGTTTATCGATATCTTCCTTCACCTGGAACGCTACATTAGCGATATTCTTCGGATCTTCGGCCCGTGGACCTATCTGGTCGTTTTCCTGATCATTTTCTGTGAAACGGGGCTCGTGGTGACCCCGATTCTTCCCGGCGATTCCCTTCTCTTCGGCCTGGGGGCGTTCGCCGCCCGGGGCGACCTGGATCCGGTCCTCCTGGTCTCGCTCCTGTCCTTGGCCGCCGTCCTCGGCGACACGGTAAACTACGCCATCGGAAAATACGTGGGACCCCGGGTGTTTCACGAGAACACCTCGCGATTCCTCAGGAGGGAGTATCTCGACCGGACCCATGCCTTTTACGAGCGTCACGGAGGCAAGACGATCATCATCGCCCGGTTCATTCCCATTATCCGAACGTTTGCGCCTTTTGTGGCGGGCATCGGCACCATGACCTACCGCCGCTTTCTTTCCTACAACGTCATCGGGGGAATCGCCTGGATCGTCACGTTCGTCCTGGGGGGATACTTTTTTGGCAACCTTGCCTTCGTGAAGCGGAACTTCACACTGGTCATCATGGTCATCATCATCCTGTCGGTCATGCCGGGTATGATCGAGTACGTCCGGCAGAGAAAGCAGAACGCCTGAGAAAGGGAACGAAACGTCGATGGTTTGCCGGGAGGATCCGGTTGAAATTCGTGGTAATGCCCGCTATGATCGCCGGAAAGTGATCGGGATCCCGCCGATGTGGATACGGCGGGCCTGCGGAAAGGACCGGATCATGAAAGGTCGAATCGCCTTGTGCGTCCTCTTGGCCATGCTGCTCTTTGCCTCTGTTGCGGCGGCGAGCCAGGAATCCTCGTCCATTTTCAAGGTCGGCGGCGACGTCACCATTGAGGCGGGAACGAAAGCGAAGCGGGTCGTTTCCTTCGGCGGACAGGTGACGGTG
This genomic interval carries:
- a CDS encoding DedA family protein, translated to MDLILQFIDIFLHLERYISDILRIFGPWTYLVVFLIIFCETGLVVTPILPGDSLLFGLGAFAARGDLDPVLLVSLLSLAAVLGDTVNYAIGKYVGPRVFHENTSRFLRREYLDRTHAFYERHGGKTIIIARFIPIIRTFAPFVAGIGTMTYRRFLSYNVIGGIAWIVTFVLGGYFFGNLAFVKRNFTLVIMVIIILSVMPGMIEYVRQRKQNA
- the glmM gene encoding phosphoglucosamine mutase, producing the protein MGRLFGTDGIRGPANRYPITAEMAFRIGRAAARFFLRREHRPHRIVLGRDTRESGEMLENALVEGICSAGMDALLAGIIPTPAVAFLTADEQADCGIVVSASHNPYQDNGIKIFSAEGTKLPDKAEEIIEGLILDNHDNDADPSPACHGMARSLADARERYAAFVRGTVPGLFLKGLRIVLDCSHGATYRVAPAVFEALGAQVTVLSARPDGRNINDGCGSQHPGLLAERIVKDGADAGFAFDGDGDRVIAVDETGRVLTGDALLAICGRRLRDEGRLANNLVVRTVMSNIGLTIAFREMGIDSIMTDVGDRHVFAAMKERGAVLGGEDSGHLIFLDHHTSGDGILTALQVLAAKDAAGRPLSELGRLMTVYPQVLLNVETRSRPDLETVPAIREAIREAEASLDGRGRVLVRYSGTQNLCRVMVEGPTREETEAHADRIARIVQEILG
- the mdh gene encoding malate dehydrogenase; translation: MRTKTTVIGAGNVGATVAQRLAEKELCDVVLIDVVEGIPQGKALDLSQAAPIEGHDALLTGTNAYDETEGSDLIIVTAGIPRKPGMSRDDLLATNRSIVSAVTKQAAARSPEAVLIVVSNPLDAMCHIAFEASGFPKNRVLGMAGVLDAARFRAFIAQELRVSVDNIHATVLGGHGDTMVPLPRYTTVAGIPLPEMLPPERIEALVNRTRSGGAEIVNLLKTGSAYYAPASAAVEMAESILKDRKKILPCSVFLEGEYGIHGLFVGVPVKLGRSGVEEILSLPLTEREREDLQRSAAAVRELVDILSRL